A region of the Peredibacter starrii genome:
AAGAATGAGAATAACTGGGACGTCGATCTCACTCATGTCTTCGCGGGTAAGGCCATCTAGTCTTTCAAGGTTCTGCATCATATGTGCAGTGGAGCGCAGGAGTTGCTTCCAGCGATCGCCATGCTTTTGCTTTAAGCTCTCGGCAAAGTTAGGGAACTTTTCCAATAGATGATCCGGATTCATCATAGGAAGTTCTTTACTCACGGCCTTCTCGGACCAATTAAATTTTGTCCCGTAAGTGAAAATGCGATCAATGGGAGAGTCTTCGTAGTTGGCCTTATGGTAAAGGGCCACGTAACCACCCATGGAATAGCCAAACACAATCGGGTTTTTAAGTTGATTGTCTTTGAGAAACTTTTCTAGATCCCTGGCGAAAAGATCGATTCTGAACTCGGTTGGCTCGGCAGCGCCTTGGCCATGACCACTGAAGTTGAAGGAATGAGTAGCGTATCCTTTCTCACGAAGAAGTCCCATAAGGGGCTCCATATCTTGAGCAGTGCCTAAGGCCCCGTGGAGGAACAGCAGAGTGGGTTTCGATTTGTCCATGATGCCCTTTGATGTAAATACTTTGAACTCTATTCTAGCAAGAGGGATTTGCTTTCAAAAGAGGTGGCATTAATTATCTTTCATTTGCCCTACATAAGGAGTCGGGTATGTAAGTTAAAAGTAATTTTTGGTGAAAGAATTTTTACAAAACTAAATGCAAAATGCATGTGCTGGAAAGAGCAAAAGAGAGTGAAAAACATTTACGAATATTAATAATTAAAAAAAATTCATATACTTGGTTTAGGTATTAGGCGGGAGTAAGATTACAGCAGATCATCCACTAAGGCTCAACATGGACTTTAATCAACTCATATCTCGCATAAGAACTAAACTTCCTATACAAAATCCTCTTCACGGCTTTGTTCATAATAACATCCTGTTAATGTTTGAGAACCAGGATTTTCACAATGCTGTTAAAGAAGCGGGAGTGCTTTATAGAGCGAGGCCCTATTGGCAAGAGCACAAGTATATTCAACGTTACAAAGAAGGAAAAATCACGGATCAGGATATCTTCCGTGCCATTGATCATTACGCTGGAACTTATCCATCGATTGAATCAATGGATGCCCTTCAGTTGTCGACCAAAGAATTTTTTTATCGATTGATGTTTTCAGAAATGAATTTCAATGATGATGAGGATCAACAAAGCATCAATGATCAACACCTATGGAATCTTTGTGTTGAGAAAATGCATGGTCAATCACTCACTCTTCGTCGCTCGCCAGTGAAATGGAGAGGGAAGGAATATTGGGAAAAATATCATAACGAATCTTACGCTCTTAGCGTTCATCCATTTATCATTCGCCTGATCTCTAGTTACCTCGATCAAGGTCAGAGTTTTTGGCAGAACCCTTTTGTGAATAAGGGCTTTTGGAGTTTCTTTTCCTTCGACGTTGAAGCACTGAAAGGCTTCACAACTGGATGGCAAAATGTATTGATTGAAAAGGTTCTGGCGGTTAAAGACCAAAGGCCGGAAGACATTATACAGAATGAACTTAAACGCATGGAGATTCCAGAGGACGTTTGGGAGAGTTACATTCTGGAAATTCTTTTTGATTTAAAGGGGTGGTCTGGAATGGTGAACAAGCTTGAGCTTGAACCATGGCAGGCGACTGTGAAAGCGCCAGAGATCAAATTGGTAGATTATATTGCGGCTTTGATTCTTATTGAATCAGCAATGGATCAGTATCACGCGGAAGAGCAGTCGATTGAACTATCGATGATTCGTGGAAGAAAACAAAATATCGATTTAAAGGGATTCCAGCTCTCACTGGCCCTTTATCAGATTACGAATTCTTTCAAACTCGATCAGCGTTGGATGCAGCGATTTGAACCTGCAACTCTTCTCAAAATCATCGATGAAATCGATGAAGCTGAGGGAGTTCATCGCGTAAGACTGTGGCACGAAGCTTATGAGCATCACTTTTATCGTGAGGCGATTGAGGCCGTGGCCGAACACTCAA
Encoded here:
- a CDS encoding alpha/beta fold hydrolase, with amino-acid sequence MDKSKPTLLFLHGALGTAQDMEPLMGLLREKGYATHSFNFSGHGQGAAEPTEFRIDLFARDLEKFLKDNQLKNPIVFGYSMGGYVALYHKANYEDSPIDRIFTYGTKFNWSEKAVSKELPMMNPDHLLEKFPNFAESLKQKHGDRWKQLLRSTAHMMQNLERLDGLTREDMSEIDVPVILILGDQDRMVTSEETHLTSSWLHHSQVKTISHSKHELERSNLKEIADLIVDNLH